ACGGCCCGGTCGTGCAGTTCCCGTGGTCCAGGGGCCACGGccacaccgccgccgccgcggtggccgcCACAGCGGCCAGCCAGAGCAGCGCGTCCTGGCTCAACGGCTCCATCATGGTCATCGTCAGCTGCGTCTGCTGGTCCGCCTTCTTCATCCTCCAGGTACGATACGACACAGCGCTGTCGCCTGTCGTCGCGTCCAGCGCGCGCACTGACGCCATTGTGTTACCAAGCAACATCTCTCGCGCGCTAACAGCATCGCGGTGCTCGCGTTGTGTGCAGTCGAACACGCTGCAGAGCTACCCGGCTGAGCTGTCGCTGACGACGCTGATCTGCGTGCTGGGCTCGGCGATGAGCGGCGCGGTGGCGCTCGTGGCGGAGCGCCACGACATGGGCGCCTGGGCCATCGGCTTCGACACTCGCCTCTTCACCGCCGTCTACTCCGTAATTAAGCCTCCACTAATCTTCCAACTTCATCAGCGTCTTCTGGCCTTAACTGATAGCAATTCAACGAGCTCAATCAACTTGTTGATCCGCCGTTCCAGGGGATCGTGTGCTCCGGCGTGGCCTACTACGTGCAGGGGCTGGTGACGCAGGCGCGCGGCCCGGTGTTCGTGACCGCCTTCCAGCCCCTCAGCATGATCATCACCGTGGTCATGGGCTCCATCATACTCAAAGAGGAGATAACCTTAGGAAGgtaatactccctccagtcacaatAAGTATCGTTTTGAGTTACAAATTAAGCAACCACGTCATCTTCTAATAAAGGGACTAATTAAACACTAATTAATCAACTGAGGACCTGTGTGACTTGTTGAGCATTTTCTAAATAATTCCTTTCCCGTTCTTGTGGTTCCAGTGTGATTGGCGCAGCGATCATTGTGTTGGGGCTCTACTCCCTCATCTGGGGCAAGAGCGAGGACCACCTCGACAAGGCCGCCGCTGTCGCCAATGGTGTCGCCACCGAGCTGCCCTTGACGTCCATGGCCAACGGCAACGGCAACGGAAAGCATGTGCTCGGCGGCCATGTCACCGACGTCGAGACACCGGCTGTGAATTGTGCTCACTAACCAGCCGAACGAGCTCTATTGCACTGCACCCTTGTGCACTGTCTGTCTGTTATGCGTGTGCCGTGTGCGTCCTGCGTATGTACGATTGTACAGTTCAGAAGGATTGTGCACGACGGCCTCAATTAATCTCTCCTTTTTGTCATTTGAGGGGATCAGATGATCGTGATGAAGCTTTTGTATGAGCTTTATGTACTGCTACCTCGATCTCTCTGCTATGGCAGAGATGGGATTAATGTTAATCATTGTCTTAACTACTTTTGCTTGACTTGATGCAAACCTGCTTTGCATTTGTTGTACCACCACCAAGCTTGTTTTTTACTACAACTTTATTGCAGAATGCACTCGATTCGTACGCCTGTTCCATCCGGAATCCAATCGTATATCCAAAGGTGCAGGCCTTTGAATCTGCAGGGAATATATGTCACCATCAGCCTTTTTTCGGTACGCATAATTCGGGCTTAGTGCCTGATGACACCGATCGAACAATTCTGCTTTGCTTCACCCGGTGTTTACCGTAATAGACTGAAAACTGAAAGTAGCTAGCTTTTGGTAAGTGCTGGATTGTCGTACTGATCACTCTTAGCCCAGAATAATGGGGGAGGAATGGAATAATGGTACAAGAAACTTCCCTGCACGAGACTGATATCGCAATAAGTATTGCCTAGTCAATCTGTCGAAACCGAAGATGACATGCTGCTTCATGATCAAGGAGTCGTATTTGGCATTTCAGGTGAGAACCTTTCTTTGAGTAAGTTGATCAGGATGACCGTAATTTTGAGAAGAGTTGTCACCTGACACGCTCCTGCTAGGAATGAGAAAAGAAGATCAGGGTGCAGTCATCGAGGACTGACAAAGTTAGAACCAACCATTGCCTTCTTGACCCTTGATCAGGGTTCGGCTATTTGGTTGGTCCGCGCAACATGACTGCGTGAGCAAACGTCGGATCCGGATGGATCGATCGACCGGCTAGGCCGTCCTCTTCCTACATTTTGCTCGGCAAAGTGCGTGTCCGCGCAGGATGGCACGATCTCAAGCTGCCGAATTGTAGTCCAGACGCGCGCTCTTGCTATGCTCGTCTGTCACGGACTGCATCCCTGACGAGGTGTCACACCAGCGGAAGGCCGTCCTCAGTGCGACTACGGCTGATGAGCGTATAGACTCGGGCGTATGCCTATTTGTACCATATTATTGAGACAGTTGTAAGCGTGTGTGTTCGGACCGGTGAATTGTTATAAGCTAGACCCAGGGGTGATAACAGACAGGCGTGAACTGGATGATGAACGACGGTGCGCTCTGGGCATGACCGTGGCGTGAGGAACACACTGTTCCTcgcaatcccccccccccccctctcgcTGTGATAGCTTTATCTGTGCTCGGGTTCTTAACAATTTAGCATTAGAGCTGCGTTCTTCCAGTTCTGATCTAGCGCTAGCCACTCAAAATCCACCAAAAAAACTTCTCATCACACTGGCATCTACTAACGAATTTGACGCCAATCCATATATCCAACCTTGCTACACATCACGCCAGCAGCATCACTTAGATTCTAAAGCGGCTTGATGAGGATCGATagaagcaggaggaggagcaccaGAAACAGGAGGCAGATCGGGCGGAGCAGAAAGCCTACTCCCGTCTGATGCAGGAGAAGATCGAACCGATGCAACACTCCTTCTACGCATGGAAGCCCAACATGGAGATTCAACTTTAGGAGCTTAATCAAGCTTTGTACGAGTTACACGTGCACGTCAAGCAGATCGAAGACCACCCGATGATCAGTAGAACGATCATCTTCACTTTGGCGCCGCCTGCTGTGATGACTGGCTTGGCAACACTGACGATTGAAGTGTCTATCATGGAAAACCGCTCCGGGCCTGAGTGCCACCACGAACATCATGATCACCAGGGTTGGTCCACAGGTGCTCTAGCACCTATGCGCCACCTTTGATCATAGGTGCGCCACCACCCATTGATCTGTGCCATTCGTCATCATGCATGTCTGCACATCCGCACAATCCCACCGCTTGCTCTGGCTATTctaattcttatgatgttttgcTTCAACAACATTTTAAACTGGAATTTCCTTGTTTTGATGACAATCATCCATAATTTTGGAGCACACGGTGTGAGGATTACTTCGAAATATACAAGGTGCCAAAAGAGCAATGGGTTCGCATTGCTTCCTATCACTTCTTGGGATATGCTTCAGCTTGGTTGCAACCTTAGCACCAAACATTTGCATGGGAAGAATTCTGTGGTCGCTTGATTGATCGTTTCGGTCGGGAGTAATATGAGGACCATATTCACCAATTGTTCAAGATCCGTCAGACATAGTCGGTGGTTGAGTACAAAGAGCAGTTTGAACCTCTCATGCACCTAATCCTAGCACATAATCTGGCTTTCGATGCGGTGTTCTTCACTACATGGTTCATCAATGGTTTACGGGAGGACATTCAGTCAGCCATCATGCTTCACCAGCCCAAAGACTTGGATACAACTTGTTTACTGGCTTCCCTACAAGAGTGTGTTATTGTTTCCTACACTTCAGAGGAGAGTGTGCCGGATTGCTGTCAGTGCCCACACAAGCACCAGTGCGGCTGTTAACACCATCGATTTCGGTAGTGCAaccagtgggggacactactgCTGTGGATCGACGGGGTATTGAGAGCGCCCGTCTTGCCCCACGTCAGTCGTCAGAGGATCGACTGTCTTTATTACATGCGTATCGCCGGGCCAAAGGTCTATGCTTTGAATGCGGTGAACGTTGGAATCCTCAACATCAGTGTGCTACACAAGTTCAATTACATGTTGTCAAGGAATTACTAGAGTTCTTGCAAGGACCCGAGGATTCATTGGACACTGCAGTAGCTGAGATCACTGAAGAAGACACTCTAATGACCATGTCCAAGATTGTTGTTCAGGGCACTGAAGGCACGCGTACTATCAGGCTATGGGGTATGGTAGAGGACAAAGAGGTTCTCATTTAGTGGACTCAGGGAATGTCATTCACCACAAACTTCAAATTTCTTTCATTGGCTTGTTATGAcagcattttggggatggaatGGCTGGAGAATTATGACCCTAAGGTTACTGAATGGAAGAGTAAATGGTTATCTTTCATATACAAGGGCTCAATGATTTTATTACAAGGCATTCAACCTAATTTTCTTGTTCAGTTCTGTCAGGGGATCAATTGTATAAACTTCTACATCACAATGCTATCCATCATCTGATTCAACTGAATGAGGACAAGGCTGGCATGGCATCGGACCATGATATTCCAGCTGCTATACAAGAAGTTCTTCAAAGGTATGCTGAAGTGTTTGAAGAACTGACACAGTTACCACCACATTGAGCTTGGAATCACCACATCCCTTTGATGACCAGGGCCAATCCTGTTAAGGTTAGACCATATCGTTACACACTAGCTCAGAAATCAGAAATAGAACAACAAGTGTCTGAGATGCTGCAATCCGGGTTGATTCGACCAAGCTCGAGTCCTTAAACTTCCCCAATCCTTTGGGTTAAGAAAAAAGATGACTCATGGTGATTTTGTGTTGATTTCAAACATTCGAATGCAATCCTGGtaaagaacaaatatcctcttcCCATAATTGACAAGTTACTTGATGAATTGACTAACACTCAGTGGTTTTCTAAACTTGATCTCCGTGCGGGATACCATCAATTTCGTCTAGATGAAAACAATGAGTTAAGATAGCTTTTCAGATGCATCACGACCACTTTGAATTTAGAGTCATGCCATTAGGGCTTTTCAATGCCTCAGCACTTTTCAGGCAGCCATGAACGAAATTCTGCAATTAGTGCTCTGAAAATGTGCTCTTGTCTTTCTGGgcgatattttgatctatagttCGACACTTGAGCAGCATGTTTCCCATGTGGAGGAGGTCTTGCGTCTGTTATCCATTCATGGTCTCAAAGCAAAACTGTCCAAGTGCTCTTTTGGCCTTCAACAGATAGCCTACCTGGGCCATGTTATTTCAGCCACTGGAGTATCTCCCGGTGATAAAATTACAGAGGTTCGGGATTGGCCTACACCCTCTAATGTGAAGGAGTTGTGAAGCTTTTTGGGTTTGGTCGGCTATTACCGAAAGTTCGTCAAAGACTACGGTATCCTCTGCAAACCTCTAACGAACCTTCTGAAGAAGTAGGTTGTTTTTGTATGGTCTGCAGTGGAATCACCAGCATTCCAAGAGCTCAAATCATGATTGACTCAGGCACCGGTCCTCGCTCTTCCCGATTTAAACAAGCCTTTCGTGATTGAAACTGACGCAAGTGACCACGGGATTGGAGCTATGTTCATGCAAGAGGGCCATCCCATCGCCTACCTCAGTAAGTCCCTTTCTGTTCCCAATCAGGGGCTGGCCGCATACGAGAAGGAATGCTTAGTGCTTCTTATGGCGGTCGATCATTGGTGTCCCTATCTCCAACACGTTGAGTTCACTATCCACACCGATCATAAAAGCCTCATTCATCTGTCGGAACAGCGCCTGCATACACCCATTTAGCACAAAGCTTTCACCAAGCTCCTAGGACTGAATTTCAATATTCAGTACAAGCAAGGATGTTTCAACATGGTCGTGGATGCACTTTCTCGTTGTCCTCCAGGTGACTCTGCTAGTCTTCATGCCATTACAGTCTATCGTCCTGCATGGCTAGAAGCAATTCATCAAAGTTATCAGACTGATGATCATACCTAGCACATTCTTGCTACTCTTGCACTGCCCAACGGCTCATATCCTGACTTCACTCTGAAGGATGACGTTTTGTGTCACAAGGGACGTATCTGGGTGGGAGCTGATTCAGTCATTCAACAGCATATTATTGGAGCTTTACACAATAATGTCCTGGGGGTCATTCTGGTTTTTATACCACGTATCATCAGATCAAACGATTGTTTTCTTTGCTGGGTATGAAAGCACATATTCCGACTTTTGTTCAAAATTGCATCGTGTGTTAGCATGCCAAGACTAAGCAGATTGCCCCTTGGTCTTCTTCAACCTTTGAGTATTCCTGATCAAGCATGGGCGGTCGTGCAACTAGATTTCATGGAAGGTTTACCAGGCCAGCTAATCACGACACTATCATGATTGTTGTTGATCAGTTCTCTAGATATACCCATTTTGTCACACTTACACATCCTTTTACTGCCTTACAAGTCACAAAATTTTACATCAATAACATTTTCAAGCTCCACAGGCTCCCTCAAGCGATTGTCTCAAATCACGACTGGATCTTTACCAGTGCTCTATGGAAATAGTTGTTCAAGCTATTGCAAATGCAACTTTGGCTCAGTTTGTCTTACCATCCCCAAAAATATGGGCTTACAGAGTGCGTCAACCAATGCTTGGAAGCATATTTGTGATATGTCATGCACACctatcctcacaattggtatcattggttAGCTCACATGGAGTATTGGTACAATACCTCTTATCACACAGCTCTAAAGATGACTCCATTTGAGGTGTTATATGGTCATAAGCCTCGTGATCTCGATGTCATGCAACTTGACAACGCTACAATGCCCAATCTGATCACCTGGCTTCAAGAATGCAAAGTTATGAATGATTTGCTCCAGCAACATTTGCACCGGGCCTAACATCGCATGAAGCAACATGCCGACAATCATCGTACCGAGCGGACCTTTGCACTAGGTGATCAAGTCTACCTCAAACTCCAGCCTTACATTCAGTCATTTGTAGCTCGTCGTACTCACCAAAAGCTTTCTTTTCGCTACCATGATCCATACCTGATGCTGGAGCACATTGGCGCAGTGGCTTACAAGCTCAGGTTGTCAGACGGGGCTCTGATCCATCCAGTGGTGCACATCTCGCAATTGAAGAAGGCCATCAACCTGCACATCTAATTAAGCATTGATCTACCTCCAGCACTAGCAGTTTTTCAGCAAGCCAAGGTACCAGACCGGTTCCTCGATCAGAAATTAGTCAAATGCAGAGCGGTGATGGTGCCTCGGGTGCTGGTGTAATGGCAAGGGCTACCTCTGAACATGGTGACCTAGTAGGACTGAGCTGGGTTACACCGTCGTTTTTCCAATGCACTGGCTTGGGGACAAGCTAATTTCTAAGGCGGAGGGAATGTCACACTAGCCGACGGGCGTCCTCAGTGCGACTACGATAGATGAGCATATAGACTCGGTTGTATGCATATTTGTACCCTATTATCGAGACAGCTGTAAGCTTGTGTGTGTTCGAGACCGGCGGGTTGTTATAAGCTGGGCTCAGGGTGATAACAGACAGGCATGAACTGGATGATGAACGACGTCGCACTCTAGGCATGGTCACCGCGTGAGGAACTGTTGTTCCTCTCAATTCTCTACCTCTCTCACTGTGATCGCTTCATCTGTGCTCGGGTTCCTAACACAAGGCTAACAAGGCTCGCGGTAGGGTTTCCCCGTCCAGATTGTTTGAGCAAGTGAGCCATCCAGCATCCTAGATGGTAAATCCCGAAGCGCCACTTTTATGAGTGGTAAATTATGAAATCTCCCATCAAATGGCATGTtatgttttttcttctcttctcttctcttttttaagGATTTTTCTCTCTTCTAGGGGTTTGTTGGTTCATTCTTGCCCAACCACATCCTACTGGTTAACGAGCTTCTTGAGTCCCCAAGTATACCACCACCACAACTGAAAGTGGATTGTAAGAAAATCCCAGGCCATCATTGACAATATGGGAATTTTTTCACCATGTGTCTTCCACTAATCAAAAACATCAAAACTTGCGCTATCTTCATCAGGATCTTCTTCCAAATATgtatcaatttcatattttggTGCACGAGTAACTATGTGGTGTGGCTTGAAATGCACAAAGTCTTATTTCAATTGCCTTTTCCCAAGAACTAGTGAACCACAATATTGATGCCTTCAATAGAACATGATGCCAAGTTTGCGCCACTCCTCCTTACAGGTCATTTGTATTGTCGCTCATATTCTgtaaaatatttcttcatccaCTGTATAGAAGATTTCACAAATGTATCAACTCGATCCACACAGCTACAAACCTTCTAATAAAAGAAATCCAAATACTCGCATTTCCTTCTTGGATCTAATACGGTGGCAATGGCAATTGCAACgttaaaatcataatcattttTCCTTTTGCGAGGATAGGCTCATCAAGATTAGAATCCCAATAC
The sequence above is drawn from the Phragmites australis chromosome 10, lpPhrAust1.1, whole genome shotgun sequence genome and encodes:
- the LOC133930606 gene encoding WAT1-related protein At1g44800-like, with product MHPTLTCICLGRARHAHVINSRLRKLASSPRSKESCELASKATPASRCSEQLLLQQEEGGTMGVGKVLNDVKPYLAMVLLQVGFSGMYIVSVASLRRGMSHYVLVVYRNLVATVVMAPFALLFERGVRPKMTVTIFLKIMGLALLEPGLDQNLYYLGAKLTSAGFASALVNILPAVTFLTAVLLRMEKVRLRSLHSQAKIVGTACTVAGAVLMIIYHGPVVQFPWSRGHGHTAAAAVAATAASQSSASWLNGSIMVIVSCVCWSAFFILQSNTLQSYPAELSLTTLICVLGSAMSGAVALVAERHDMGAWAIGFDTRLFTAVYSGIVCSGVAYYVQGLVTQARGPVFVTAFQPLSMIITVVMGSIILKEEITLGSVIGAAIIVLGLYSLIWGKSEDHLDKAAAVANGVATELPLTSMANGNGNGKHVLGGHVTDVETPAVNCAH